The Kribbella shirazensis genomic interval CGGTCAGCAGGGCGTCGGACCAGGTGATGCGGCCGAGCGCGACATCGATCCACAGGTCCGGGGGCATCTCGATCACCGCGCCCGGCGTACCGCGAGTGTGCCGGGGGCCTTCGATGCACTGCACGGCGCCGTACGGCGGGACCCGCACCTCCACCGCGTGGCCCGGCGCCTTCGCGACCAGGCGTTTCAGCAGTTCCTTGGTGAGCAGCTTCAGGTCG includes:
- a CDS encoding sterol carrier family protein — encoded protein: MSDTAFRKALQHYDDGTAERADLKLLTKELLKRLVAKAPGHAVEVRVPPYGAVQCIEGPRHTRGTPGAVIEMPPDLWIDVALGRITWSDALLTGKLRASGERTDLSTLLPLG